A genomic window from Triticum urartu cultivar G1812 chromosome 7, Tu2.1, whole genome shotgun sequence includes:
- the LOC125521079 gene encoding aspartyl protease family protein At5g10770-like → MVCSLVVILLFSISSSVAHGAGAGRQRYHVVETGHLEPKTFCSGLKVAPSAEGTWVPLHRPFGPCSPSAGRAPVPSLLEMLRWDQVRTDYVRRKASSGAEDVLNPAKPHVLMTQVDFGPSSTFGIGSGSGSSAWINADGDPTVVSQQTMAIDTTVDVPWIQCVPCPIPQCYPQRIPLFDPSTSSTAAAVRCRSPACRSLGSYGNGCSNTSANADCRYLIEYSDDRATAGTYMTDTLTISGSTAVRSFRFGCSHAVRGKFSDLTAGTMSLGGGAQSLLAQTARSLGNAFSYCVPQASASGFLSIGGPVTTNSTTVFATTPLVRSAINPSLYLVRLQGIVVAGRQLRIPPVVFSAGAVMDSSAVITQLPPTAYRALRRAFRNAMRAYPRSGATGTLDTCYDFLGLTNVRVPAVSLVFGGGAVVVLDPPAVMLGGCLAFTATSSDLALGFIGNVQQQTHEVLYDVAAGGVGFRRGAC, encoded by the exons ATGGTGTGCTCCCTCGTCgtcatcctcctcttctccattaGTTCCTCCGTTGCCCATGGCGCCGGAGCAGGTCGCCAGCGCTACCATGTGGTGGAGACCGGGCACTTGGAGCCCAAAACCTTCTGCTCTGGCCTCAAGG TGGCTCCATCGGCGGAGGGCACGTGGGTGCCGCTGCACCGTCCGTTCGGCCCCTGCTCGCCGTCCGCCGGCAGGGCGCCGGTGCCGTCCCTGCTGGAGATGCTCCGCTGGGACCAGGTCCGCACCGACTACGTCCGGAGGAAGGCCAGCAGCGGGGCGGAGGACGTGCTCAACCCAGCCAAGCCGCACGTGCTGATGACCCAGGTGGACTTCGGTCCCAGTTCCACCTTCGGCATCGGCTCCGGCTCCGGTAGCTCGGCGTGGATCAACGCCGACGGCGACCCCACGGTCGTGTCTCAGCAGACCATGGCCATCGACACCACCGTGGACGTGCCGTGGATCCAGTGCGTCCCCTGCCCCATCCCCCAGTGCTACCCGCAACGGATCCCCTTGTTCGACCCCAGCACGTCCAGCACCGCCGCGGCCGTCCGCTGCCGCTCCCCCGCCTGCCGCTCCCTCGGCTCCTACGGCAACGGCTGCTCCAACACGTCCGCGAACGCCGACTGCCGGTACCTGATCGAGTACAGCGACGACCGGGCGACCGCCGGGACGTACATGACCGACACGCTCACCATCAGCGGCAGCACCGCCGTCCGCAGCTTCCGGTTCGGATGCAGCCACGCCGTGCGCGGCAAGTTCAGCGACCTGACCGCCGGGACCATGTCCCTCGGCGGCGGCGCGCAGTCACTCCTCGCCCAGACGGCCCGCTCCCTGGGCAACGCCTTCTCCTACTGCGTCCCACAGGCCAGCGCCTCCGGCTTCCTCTCCATCGGCGGGCCGGTGACGACCAACTCCACCACCGTATTCGCCACCACGCCACTCGTCCGGAGCGCCATCAACCCGAGCCTATACCTGGTGCGGCTCCAGGGCATCGTCGTGGCGGGGCGCCAGCTCAGGATCCCGCCGGTGGTCTTCTCCGCCGGGGCGGTGATGGACTCGAGCGCCGTCATCACGCAGCTGCCGCCCACCGCGTACCGCGCGCTGCGCCGGGCCTTCAGGAACGCCATGAGGGCGTACCCGAGGAGCGGGGCCACCGGGACCCTGGACACCTGCTACGACTTCCTGGGGCTCACCAACGTGAGGGTGCCCGCCGTCTCCCTGGTGTTCGGCGGCGGCGCCGTGGTGGTGCTCGACCCGCCGGCTGTCATGCTCGGGGGATGCCTCGCCTTCACAGCCACCTCCTCGGACCTGGCCCTCGGCTTCATCGGCAACGTGCAGCAGCAGACGCACGAGGTGCTCTACGACGTCGCCGCCGGGGGCGTCGGCTTCCGCCGTGGCGCATGTTAG